In Hyperolius riggenbachi isolate aHypRig1 chromosome 1, aHypRig1.pri, whole genome shotgun sequence, the genomic window tggtgttctgtgttaaatagtcaactacgtcctgacaatattgggggttgatggcacgtgccttcttctgaacactgtactttggttgcgggctgcacgaaatcacgacagcgtgacctcgaacagacctgccctctgccttttgttttgttgatattggggggggatgaagtgaaaggtatgcactgacttgactaatacaatgtgcagtcagtcacacaagtgcagttaacaggtatgcacagagtggtatatcacactgcgtgcgttcatgtgggtgggtgggtgcactgtgaacaacaggtagtaggtatatgcagtactgggtattacaatgtgcacctgtcacacacacaggtagtcactgaatgtgctgagcctggcagtggcgcacacacagtatggattatcaaggctgtctatgcaacacaagtgtcagtgggacacacagaaaaaaaaaatagatcacaagaacaagattagctctcaaaagagctgttgtgggctgCTATTTtaccaataagaatcagcaaggagcaagctaacaagcctacaagagcctaactaatctttccctatgagagattctgcactgcagcagctgtcccttctctatttactgcaggcacacgagtgagtataatgggtggcggggcctgccttttataagggggggggggggggggggagtggctccctgCTGAAACACAAAGCTATTAGATAGCTGCTGTACAATTCATCCTTATAGCTGTAGTGGTAAGTGACTTGGTGAACGATGAGAATGATATTGCTTGGTGTGAAGCACAAGGCAAATATGAACAGGAGGAGGACAGTTATTTTCAAGTACATGAATCTCTCCTGGTCGTCGGTGCCCAATGTCTTTATGATGGAAAAGTAACAGAACGCCACCACCGCAAAAGGAATGAGATACCTAAACACGGCCAGGGATATAAAATAATAGAACTGAAACTCATCAGAAGAGGTTTCATATATGTCATTGCACGACACGAGGTTCAGCTCCTTTGAGTCGTACGTCTGTTTCTTTGTATAAAACGGTATCATGAACATTAAGACTACGATCCACACAAAGCTGCATAAAAGAATGGCGCAGGTCCGCTTCGGGAAACTCCGATAAATGAAAGGGTGGATGATGGCAACGTAGCGGCTGACGCTAATACACATGAGGAACAGGATGGAGCCGTACGTGTTTCCATAGAAGCATACGGTCAAGACTCGGCACATTGCTTCACCAAATATCCAGTTATTATCATTCAGGTGATACGCGGCCTTGAGGGGAAGTGTGAGGCAGAAAAGTAAATCTGATATGGCCAGATTGGTGAAGAATATCGACGTGCACACAGTTCTGACTCTTGAAAATGACATCTGTAATGCGAGGATGTTGGAAGGAATACCAACGAGAATGACTATGATGTAGATGGCTGGGATCATCTTTGTGCTTGTGGAGCTTCCTAAGTAGGCCAATGTTGAGTTTTTGAGGAAAGTCTTCCCTTTGTTTTGTGCAGTATTGTTGACATTGTTTGTTGTCCCATCTACTTCTCCATCAATAACTGCCTGGGGGAGTTTGTCATCCTCATCATCACGCTGTGTTTTTCGAAAAGTCCTTATATTCTGAGTGTCAGATCCATTATTGGTTGAATTGTTACCAGCAATCGTCCCATTGACTGAGTTTGACTGTTCTCCACGAACTACTTTCTTGCTGGATTGGTCTTTAaccttaagggcctgttcagactatgcgcgttcctggacgttttcagggaacgtgtctgggtaccaaaaacgcataggaacggctcctaatgcttttgaatgggcaagTTCACATgtttgcgtatgagacgcatacgtttctcatccgcattgctgcacgcagttctgtgcgatacgcatagaaacggacgcaatgaaagtctatggacgcgtatcaaaaacgcgtactattgcgtttttagcgtcagttttcctctgcggttcccataattttttttttttccctgggtcacgtgtgtgtgcaaaacgcaatagaatacgcattagaacgcaagaaaaacgcatgcgtttttcacctTGCGTTTCTtggattttaaacgcattcttcatacgcagatagtctgaacaggccctaagagttTTCGTTCGATAAGTCCTTATGTCCAGAATAGTTGATTCTTTGTTTGATGAGTTATTGAGAACATTGCCATTGTCTGGTGCATGTTTCTGAACATTTTCTATTTCTGACCCTAGTTCTCCATCAATTACTTCCTTGGGGATTATGTCATCATTACTGGAAAATCTTGCTCGAAATGTCCTGATGTCCAGATTGACCGATTCATTGTTTGGTGTTCTGGACTTAtctgtaaaataaacacatgggaattgttaaaaataaaacttttaaaacttgtaACACTTTAAACTACACTGTCACCTGCCATTAGATTTTTTTATTGCCATTAGTTTTTTTTATGATATTCATATATTCTAATTCTCATATAGGAGGGTCCTCTTTCCTCCGTGGCTCTGATTTTTCCTCTAAAATCTTTTCAATGAGGCAAGTCAGAGCAGTACGCTCCTTGGTTCACCTCCGTATTATGAGTCTTATCCAAATCATTTGAATAGTCATTCTGTCCTATATTAACTGCAACTGTCATCAGAACGACCACCCCGCAGGCGTAAAAGTCcggtgtgtgtacgcgcctttaatcATAGGCCCTCTGAGTTTATTTACCTAATTAACTTGCGAATGGGAAAAAATTACAAAACACAACAATCTATCAGATCCTGTTGGACTGCAGACAACTGAGGAGATAAGTTTTTATTAGTCCTGCTAAGGTGGTGTCATAATGATCATTAGCCACAAAAAAGTATTTACCGGTAAATCATTTCTTCGAAATCATCTACCTGCTCTACTTACCTTTATGCAGGAAACTGAGGTAGGAAAACATTGCATAACTGTCCGTACAGTTCACTGTATGTTTACGCAATATTCTATTTGAATAGCTTTGAATAAGATCCTCAGTTTAGTGATTTCCGTATTTTTTGATTGGGTATGACTAAACTccatccttaaagtggacctgaactgttgtacaggacagaaggaaaacctagagaaatgtatttagagagtttagcctgtctaattcccctcatttgtgcctaatcacaacttgtaatttgatctgacccctgtgtcacatgactgccacggcagagatggtagATGAGCTCATTTGGaagcacaggatggtaacaatatgtctgcttccattaatccAATTTATTtagggatttgtatcagctgtaacacatacatatttttgtttaaaggttattatgctcttgtgtatcttttagaacagagaggacattctgagttgaggtccactttaagggctttgCACAAAATGCCTGCATGCTATAAGACTGATCATACATAAGATAATATTGGTACAGGTCTGCATGCTATGATACTAACCACACATAACTGCTGCCAGCCTTCTCCCATGGAAATAAGATCTCTGGAAAAATTGAACTGGTTATTCAATTTTTTCCCATAAGATCTATCAGCCTGAGCTGTCTGCTGTGGCCATAATATTGTACAGAGATGGCCAGGAAGTTTCACAATTCCCCAGCTAGCTAGCAGTAATTTGTTAGTTAATTACTATGTTCCCCGAAACTGAGAACATATTGGCCTTTGAAGTGGGGTGTTGGATTGCTTTAGGCCACACGGCCTGAGATAGCAATCACCTAGGTTATCTGTTCTTGACCAGATCAGGAAAAAATCCCATGActgttaaggtgaccatacacttagTGATTTGGCAGTAGGAGCTACCATTCAATTTGATCTTTTTTGATCTATCCAATTGAGAGAGAATGGAGTATGTTCCAGTATGCTCGATGAATGAAAAGAGGCAGACAACATGGCGAATCGGCCAAGTTCTTTGATCGAACAGGATGGAAAACATCGGTGGAGCGCACAGGAATTACACAGGAATTGGCTTCTGTTCATGTCATTTGACTGATACTAaatacattttttgcattctggGCATGGAGACATAACATTGGTCAGATCGAATATCGGAGGTTAATTGCATCGGAAATCGTAGTCTGTAGGCCACTAGTTAATCGATTTCCGATTAACCACACTGAAATTGATAGcccaataaagttgatcgctTAGTTAATTGAgacaaaatcactagatgtatggcaaaTAGACCTTTTTGTGTTTtccttttgtttaaaaaaaaatccactcttGGAATAAAGATCTGATTTCGTAGAAATGTTTGATTCCTGTtgcctaaataaaaaaaaaatgcacattctccctgtgtctgtgtgggtttcctccgggcactcccatttcctcccacataccccccccccccccccccccaaaatacagattaggtaattggcttcccctaaaatttgGCCCAAGAGACTATGATGAccacggtagggattagattggatTGGGGCCCCTTTGAGGAACAGTTAAGGGACAAGACaatctactctgtacagcgctgcggaagatgtcggtgctatataaatactaaaaatcataataataaatTACTTTGGCACTGCCTACTACACTGTGTAGCCAAGCCAAGATGAGGGCAcatttcatcatcatcatcatcagtatATCTAATGCTTGAATTTTATTTGTGATTTCTTATCATACTCTGTGAAAAACTAAAACATACTTCTAGTTTTCTCAGTACAGTGCATTGATTGGGATCTTATGTTTCAGCTTATCAGGGCAGCCAGTGCAAATCTGGCCCCACTTTTCTTTAACTAATCTTTAACGGCAGGAAAACTTGGTAGTCTAGTTGTATAGTTTATTGTACAACTTTCTAACCTCTATGGAATCCGTGGGTTGCCATATCCTTTTCCTCCTGTATGTAAGCACTGTATTGCAGAAGACCTAGACAAGCACTATACTCACGTCTGATAGAGAGCACAGAGCCTGTCAGCAGAATGAGAAGCAGTAAGATCCTCATCGTCCCTCAGATCATTCTTGTTCTGTGAGCAGCAAGCATTGCGGTCCCCTCTGTTGCTCCATGCCGTGTGTCTGGACTCTCAGATGAGGACAAGAGCTCCCAATTACTGTAATGTTACCTCCTCCTTCCAGGGAGTGATGCATTGCTCTCTACAAGACTGGGCAAGGCAGTGAATAGCTGCACTTCACAGTTGTAGAGAAatgattaaagggaatgtccaagcaaaataaaaaaatgagtttcacttacctgaggcttctaccagccccatgcagccatcctgtgccctcgtagtcactcactgctgctccagtcccccgctggcagcttgccgacctcggaggtcggcgggccgcattgcgtacatttttacgcattcctgccagtgcaggaacattaacaaatacatttttacgcattactggttcaatgcgtaaaaatgtacgcattgaaccagtaacgcgtaaaaaatgtatttgttaatgttcctgcactggcgggaatgcgtaaaaatgtacgcaatgcggcccgccgacctccgaggtcggcaagctgccagcgggggactggagcagcagtgagtgactacgagggcacaggatggctgcatggggctggtagaagccccaggtaagtgaaactcattgttttattttgcttgaaccttccctttaaaatggctGCAAGCTCATACTTTTGTATTTCTTTCTAAACTGAAACCATTATTTCATTGAGCAATAACCTCCTGCTGGGAAAGGGCGCTAAAGCCAAACTGCCAGAGGACTGAATACAGTGTGAGATTTTCAAACACAATAACGTTGCTTagtcagcttaaagggaaggttcagggagggtgggtaaaaaatcaaaatcaatttccacttacctggggcttcctccagcccgtggcaggcaggaggtgccctcgccgccgctccgcaggctcccggtggtctccggtggcgcgcccgacctggccaggccggctgccaggtcgggctcttctgcgctccaaggcccgaaacttctgcgtcccacgccggcgcgctgacgtcatcggacaccctccgggctctactgcgcaggcgcagtagttttgcgcctgcgcagtagagcccggaggacgtccgatgacgtcagcgtgccggcgtgggacgcagaagttccgggccttggagcgcagaagagcccgacctggcagccggcctggccaggtcgggcgcgccaccggagaccaccgggagcctgcggagcggcggcgagggcacctcctgcctgccacgggctggaggaagccccaggcaagtggaaattgattttgattttttacccaccctccctgaaccttccctttaaagaggaactgttgcgaaaatcttaaaatttaaaacacatacaactaagaagtacgtgtcttccagagtaaaatgagccataaattacttctctcctatgttgctgtcatttacagtaggtagtactgacattaccgacaggttttgtgttcatctcttcatgggggattctcagtatggcctttattctttatgaaggcactacctgaaaaagatttacacaaagatgctgaccagcctccctgcccgctgcacacttttttggcagtttgacggagcatctgccattcagtaagtacttttaaaaataaagagaacccccacatgagaagatgggctagcccaaaatctattggtaatttcagatttctactatttactgtaggtgacagcaacataggaacaaagtaatttatggctcattttactcttgaagaaatgtacttcgtatttgtatatgttgacatgtattttacatttaaagattttcgtgacagaggtcctttaaagaggaactgttaccAAAACGACATAATGAgtcaaattgcttattgttttgcAATATTAATTTAGAAAAGATTGTCAGTGTTCGcccaaatctttcctcaccctgaaatgtatcacaggcagcaacatctgtagccctgccaggtgatctctgcgggattgttcattactgagagttctaaagccagtacaaaaacatagctggtctcccagaatgctctggggaggaAAATTGTGCATAATAGCCTAAGATAAGCCTCAGTGGGATGGCAGGGCCACATACCAATATATTGCAATATACAGggattggacaaaataatggaaacaccttgaaaatcaacaaaatgtattttaatatggtgtaggtccaccttttgcggcaattacagcctcaattctccgaggtattgattcatacaaattcgaattgtttccaaaggaattttagcccattctttagTTAAAacgccctccagttcttttagagatgatGACGGCGGAAaatgacttcttacttgaatatcTAATAACAACCATAAATGGTCAATAATCTTGAGGTTTGGGGATTGTGgtagccagatgagatgctcaacttcattagaatgttcctcatgccattctttaaagggaaccagagaggaaggatagggaaaaaatagcaaaaggttttatacatacctggggcttcctccagccctataagcacggatcgctcccacgccgcaatcctctgcttcctggatcgccggtaccgggccccgtcacttccggcggacgcggccaattctccgcatcacaggggctccctccatacccttacgcatgcggctgcgcagtatgcagccgcatgcgtaggtatatggagggagcccctgtgatgcggagaattggccgcgtccgccggccgactcgcggcaatgacgggacccggtaccggcggatccaggtagcggaggacggcggcgtgggagcaatccaggcttatggggctggaggaagccccaggtatgtataaaacctttcccccaacgtctctggttccctttaacaattctagctgtatggattggggcattattatcttgaaagatggcattcccactccggaaacagttcttggaccataggatgaacttggtcgcccaaaattcctaaatagtctcggctgttaattattCCATAAGgagaaatcattggcccggcggatttccaagaaatagcaccccagatcatcacagaacccccgccatgttttacggttaggagaaggcagtctggatgaaatgcttctttcagctgtctccaaacgtactctcagccggaggtcggaaataaggtaaacgatgattcgtcagagaaaatcacatttttccactgctcgagagaccaattctggtggtttctacgccactcaaaacgctttgaaacatttgtctttgcgagcagaggttttctaattgcagttcttccgtggaatccagatttgtgcagctcttgacgaacagtttttgtggaaactgggttctgtaggcgttcattcagctctgcagtgattttaggagccgtagtcttgcgagcttttctaacaatttgatTTAGAGTCCGCCGGACTCTCAGAGAACTTCAACTTTCGGCCACAATTGTGTttcgctgaggacgtttttccttctctttcaaaggcagtcattacttttgagacagtacctcttgcaaTGCCAAGCATtctggcagtttctgttacagtagcgcctgccatacgagcaccaacaatttggcctccttGAAAGTctaagagatctgccatttttataaattataaccaacttttgtttaaatatctgtaaaaaaacaaaaagaataaataaaaaaaaaaattgctttcaacatgttcaaagattatgatgccaaaatgttaggtgtttccattattttgtccaacccctgtatatctgtaggaagggtttctgatgctgaaacaggaaatttaatgtaaaagtgggtaacctgaataatgtattgcattctactaTCTGTCACTTCAGTGCCTTTATAAAGGCCAACTCTAGCAAAAGAAAAAATTGAAAGTTTTAGATAGTGGGAAAGAATTTACAACCATTGTTGGGCTGTTATTGGGTCATTGGTGGGTCCCCCTTGTGGGAGGGTGTGGAAGTGAATACAGTTCTTATTACAGGGACAGACATAGATATTTGTCATTGGTTGCAATGATTCCtctctttagattttttttttttaaaggggaactgaagtaagaggtatacggaggctgccatatttatttccttttaatcaatactagttgcctggcagccctgctggtatatttctctgcaatagtatctgaataacaccagaaacaagcatgcagctcatcttgtcagatctgactttaaagtctgaaacacctgatctgctgcatgcttgttcagggtctatggctaatagtattagaggcagaggatcagcagggctgccaggcaactggtattgattaaaagaaaataaatatggaaatatggcagcctccgtatacctcttgcttcagttcccctttaagctttcTGTGTATATGTTAGGAATGTTTCCCATCACATCCTACGTGTTATGAAAATATAGTGGACACTTCATCTAACATGCACATTGCCGCTAACCCTGTATGTGTAGTAGTAAGGGAAAGCTAATTCTGGGTACACATGTTGCGATTTCCCGTTCAATCCGTGGGATCGATggggatcgattatttccgatatGTTTGATTGGGTTTCGATTAATACAGCCgtcaattttgcatacttaatatgcaaaatcggcGGCTGTGTCGATCGAAACCCAATCGaacgtgttggaaataatcaatatacaataacatttctatagtgcttttctcccacaggactcaaagcgcttaggctttctcagattcagtagttggtagtaggatgttcACACAACAAAAATGATCTTTCTGCAAATGccgaactgaacaggtgggttttcagtctggatttaaacatgtccagggatggagctgtcctgatctgctgaggtaaggagttcccaaacgtaggagcagcatgacagaaggctctgggaccaaaagtttccaagtggactctgggtatgcctagattattagaacctgtggatctgagattgcaaggattactacgcagctgtaacatttatttcatgtatccagggcccagatttatttagtgatttaaatgaTAGTAGGCTGATCTTGAATAGGGGAAAATCgctacgtgtgtacccagcattgctACTACACATAGTGGGTTAGCTGCAATGTGCATGTTAGATGAAGTGTAATACCTTCTCTTCAGTCTGAAGCTAGATTAATCAGCTGCCAGGTATTTGATAGGCAGATGGTGGCTTTCACTTGCTAGCATGGTTTCCATTTCTTTGCTCATACTCAGTTGTGATTTCTGTTAAGGTAGACttaatttgaataattttttgatTTGATAAAATGATG contains:
- the F2RL2 gene encoding proteinase-activated receptor 3 produces the protein MRMRNSEQALKVKDQSSKKVVRGEQSNSVNGTIAGNNSTNNGSDTQNIRTFRKTQRDDEDDKLPQAVIDGEVDGTTNNVNNTAQNKGKTFLKNSTLAYLGSSTSTKMIPAIYIIVILVGIPSNILALQMSFSRVRTVCTSIFFTNLAISDLLFCLTLPLKAAYHLNDNNWIFGEAMCRVLTVCFYGNTYGSILFLMCISVSRYVAIIHPFIYRSFPKRTCAILLCSFVWIVVLMFMIPFYTKKQTYDSKELNLVSCNDIYETSSDEFQFYYFISLAVFRYLIPFAVVAFCYFSIIKTLGTDDQERFMYLKITVLLLFIFALCFTPSNIILIVHQVTYHYSYKDELYSSYLIALCFSREPLPPPPPPL